TTTCGTCGCGGCGCTCTCCGGCGAACGCTCGGGGTTGAAGGCGCGGATCGCCAGCGCCCCGCTCAAGCTCGCCTTCGACGGCAGCGTCGCCAACCGCACCAGTCCGATGATGGAGGGCACCCTCACCATCGACAGCCCGTCCTTGCGCAACGCGCTGCGCTGGACCGGCCAGCCGCAGCCCGGCAGCGGCGGCTTCGGCCGCTTCGCGCTGAAGGCGCGGGCCAATGTCGTGGGGGCCTCGATCGCGCTCACCAACGTCAATGTCGAACTCGACGGCAACGCCGCCGAGGGCGTGATGACCTACGCCAATAACGGCCGACAGACGCTCCAGGCGACGCTGGCCGCCGACACGCTCGACTTCACGCCTTACATCTCGACCTTCCGTCTGCTGGCGAGCGGGGCGCGCGACTGGAACAGGCAGCTCTTCGATCTCAACGGCCTGTCGAGCACCGACCTCGACATGCGCCTGTCGGCGGCACGGCTGACGGTCGGGCCGTCGAAGCTCGGCCGCACCGCGATCGGCGCGAACCTGCGCAATGGCACGCTGGCGCTCTCGGTCGGCGAGGCGCAGGTCTATGGCGGCATCGCCAAGGGCTCGTTCGGCATTGCGCGCTCCGACACCGTCGCCGACGTCAGGGCGCAATTCCAGTTCACCGATGTCGACCTTCAGGCCTGTGCCTCCGAGCTATTCGGCATCAACAAGCTGTCCGGCCGCGGCAACATCAACGTGTCGCTCGTCGCCTCCGGCTCGAGTCCGTTCGGCCTCGCCCAGTCGCTCGACGGTACGGCCACGGTGGTCGGACACGACGGCGCGATCTCGGGCTTCAATGCCGAACAGCTCCTGAAGCGGCTGGAGCGGCGGCCGCTGTCGGGCGGCGGCAATTTCCGCAACGGCTCGACGCCCTATGACAATCTCACCATTTCGGTGAAGTTCGCCGACGGGATCGCCACCGCCGAGAACATCCGCGTCGAAGGACCTTCGGCCAAGATCACGCTGGCCGGTACAGCCTCGGTCCCGACCCGCGAGTACGATATGAAGGGCGTGGCGAGCCTCAACACCTCCTCCGGCTTCGAGCTGCCCTTCGTGGTGCAGGGCCCCTGGGATGATCCCCTGATCTTCCCCGACCCCGAGAGCTTGATCCGTCGCTCGCCGGCGTCCGCTCCCCTGCTCGACATGCTGAAGGATCGCAAGGGCGGCGACGCCGTGCGCTCCGCGATCGAGCGCATCACCGGCACCGGCGGAAAGCGTCCCGCGCCGGAGGGCTCGCCCACGGCGGAGAACGGCAAGGACGGTGCCAAGTCGAACTGAAAAATGCCGCGACCTGATCGACGCGAATTGATCAGGGCGAATTGATGCGGCGTTTGGATCGATGCGCTGCTGACGCATCTCCACGGCGCTCCACCCCAGACCTAGGTTGGACAAGAAGCCGCTAGATCGGCTAATGCCCATGCGCTAGTGTTTTAGCCAACCGGTTAAAAGGCCGGTCGTTTGAGGGAGAAAAACGTGAGATCCAAGGTTATTGGCGCATTATCACTCGCGGTCGCTGCGGTCGGGCTGTTTGCCGCCACCGCACCCGCCTTTGCGCAGCAGAAGACCATCACCGTCTGGTGGGGCAAGGGATTCTATCGGTCTGAAGACGACGCACTGATCGAGGCCATCAAGAAGTTTGAAGCGAAGACCGGCATCAAGGTCGAATTGTCGCAGTATGCGATTCAGGACATGATTCCGAAGACGGTGGCCGCGCTCGATGCCGGCACCGTGCCGGATATCGCCTATTCCGACTCTTATGACGTGCAAGCGCAGGGCAAGTGGGCCTACGAGGGCAAGCTCGAGGATCTCTCCGATGTCATGGAGCCGATCAAGGACAGGTTCGCGCCGAACACGCTGGAAGCATCGATACTCTACAACGACGTCGCCAAGAAGAAGGCCTTTTACGGCTTTCCGCTGAAGCAGCAGAGCATGCACGTCCAAATCTGGGGCGACATGCTGGAGAAGGCCGGCTTCAAGCAGAGTGACATCCCGACCGACTGGACGGGCTACTGGACGTTCTGGTGCGACAAGGTGCAGCCCGCGATCCGCAAGGCGACCAGCCAGCGCATCTACGGCGTTGGCCAGCCGATGGGCGTGGAATCGACCGATGCCTTCCAATCATTCTACACCTTCATGGACGCCTACCACGTCAAGCTGGTCGACGATGACGGCAAGCTGCTGGTCGACGATCCGAAGGTCCGCGACGGCCTGGTCAAGGCGCTGAAGGACTACACCGACACCTACATCAAGGGCTGCACCCCGCCCTCCTCGACGACCTGGAAGGATCCGGACAACAACGTCGCCTTCCACAACAAGACGATCGTGATGACCCACAACTTCACGATCTCGATCGCGGCGAAGTGGTACGAGGATTCCCAGAACCAGGCGCTCACGCCCGAGCAGCGCGAAGCCGGCAAGAAGGCCTATGAGCAAGACATCATCACCGCGTCCTTCCCGAAGGCGCCGGATGGATCGACGATCAAGTACCGCTCCGACGTCAAAACGGGCCTGATCTTCACCGCGGCCAAGAACAAGGCCGAGGCGAAGCAGTTCCTCAGCTTCCTGCTCCAGGAAGAGAACGTCCGCCCTTACATCGAGGGTGCGCTCGGCCGCTGGTTCCCGGTGACGAAGGAAAGCCAGGCAAGCCCGTTCTGGCAAGCCGACAAGCATCGCAAGGCGGTCTATAATCAGTTCATGGGCGGCACCGCGCCATTCGACTTCACCAAGAACTGGAAGTTCACGATCCTGAACAACGAGAACGTCTGGGCCAAGGCGATGAACCGCGTGGTGAGCGAGAAGGTACCGGTCGACAAGGCCGTCGACGAAC
The DNA window shown above is from Bradyrhizobium sp. CB1650 and carries:
- a CDS encoding AsmA family protein encodes the protein MAQGMKRLGTPIAALLGVALIGLIATSWLINRDALRRAVEAQIRDVTGLELSVAGAIDISILPASYISFHDVGLKGGGTSDPALHVDVLTANLRLLPLLLQRFEIADLMLLRPHIHVSLKPDGESNWTPFIQTIARTMKPGAENQVSFSEIRIQDGVLNYEDVATHATEKLEDIDLSLAWPSISRSFAATGQFDWRGERVDGSISFADFVAALSGERSGLKARIASAPLKLAFDGSVANRTSPMMEGTLTIDSPSLRNALRWTGQPQPGSGGFGRFALKARANVVGASIALTNVNVELDGNAAEGVMTYANNGRQTLQATLAADTLDFTPYISTFRLLASGARDWNRQLFDLNGLSSTDLDMRLSAARLTVGPSKLGRTAIGANLRNGTLALSVGEAQVYGGIAKGSFGIARSDTVADVRAQFQFTDVDLQACASELFGINKLSGRGNINVSLVASGSSPFGLAQSLDGTATVVGHDGAISGFNAEQLLKRLERRPLSGGGNFRNGSTPYDNLTISVKFADGIATAENIRVEGPSAKITLAGTASVPTREYDMKGVASLNTSSGFELPFVVQGPWDDPLIFPDPESLIRRSPASAPLLDMLKDRKGGDAVRSAIERITGTGGKRPAPEGSPTAENGKDGAKSN
- a CDS encoding ABC transporter substrate-binding protein, whose product is MRSKVIGALSLAVAAVGLFAATAPAFAQQKTITVWWGKGFYRSEDDALIEAIKKFEAKTGIKVELSQYAIQDMIPKTVAALDAGTVPDIAYSDSYDVQAQGKWAYEGKLEDLSDVMEPIKDRFAPNTLEASILYNDVAKKKAFYGFPLKQQSMHVQIWGDMLEKAGFKQSDIPTDWTGYWTFWCDKVQPAIRKATSQRIYGVGQPMGVESTDAFQSFYTFMDAYHVKLVDDDGKLLVDDPKVRDGLVKALKDYTDTYIKGCTPPSSTTWKDPDNNVAFHNKTIVMTHNFTISIAAKWYEDSQNQALTPEQREAGKKAYEQDIITASFPKAPDGSTIKYRSDVKTGLIFTAAKNKAEAKQFLSFLLQEENVRPYIEGALGRWFPVTKESQASPFWQADKHRKAVYNQFMGGTAPFDFTKNWKFTILNNENVWAKAMNRVVSEKVPVDKAVDELIARIKQVAG